A genomic stretch from Arachis stenosperma cultivar V10309 chromosome 3, arast.V10309.gnm1.PFL2, whole genome shotgun sequence includes:
- the LOC130970624 gene encoding uncharacterized protein LOC130970624 → MSKYGLNLRPAKQKQQPKRPPLAAPFGFNDEEENDVEREIALQANKKKTLKDVEEQQKKALEEDPTVFDYDGVYDKMKEKVARPLIQDREERKPRYIQNLIKKAKEREQYRDIVYEKKIAKERSKDDHLYADKDKFITEAYRKKLAERERQMELERLRELQEERDDVTKKKDFLLDFYTNLDKNVAYGAQDPRGRKHENRAEQRTAETREDTKHDAPDRHQHNDVPDELQNSPVKSSMKNDVDQGETSNPSNRTVDHSDMKPNSEASVEGKDSVEQSSTCQPKPDHHKRSQDAVAAAKERFLARKKAKDKDKEL, encoded by the exons ATGAGCAAGTACGGCTTAAACCTTAGGCCTGCAAAACAGAAGCAACAGCCAAAAAGGCCTCCCCTTGCAGCACCATTTGGATTCAATGATGAAGAAGAGAATGACGTTGAGAGAGAAATCGCTCTCCAAGCTAACAAGAAAAAGACTCTTAAGGAC GTTGAAGAGCAGCAAAAGAAAGCCTTAGAAGAAGATCCAACTGTATTTGATTATGATGGAGTCTATGACAAAATGAAAGAGAAAGTTGCCCGCCCATTGATACAAGATCGCGAAGAGAGAAAA CCAAGGTATATCCAAAATCTGATTAAAAAGGCAAAAGAGCGAGAACAGTATCGCGATATTGTTTATGAGAAAAAGATTGCCAAAGAGAGAAGCAAAGATGACCACCTCTATGCTGACAAAGACAAATTTATTACTGAAGCTTACAGAAAGAAGCTTGCTGAACGTGAGAGACAGATGGAGCTAGAACGATTgcgtgaacttcaagaggaGAGAGATGAT GTTACAAAGAAGAAGGACTTTTTGCTTGATTTTTATACAAACCTTGATAAAAATGTTGCATATGGTGCACAAGATCCTCGGGGGAGGAAACATGAGAATCGAGCTGAGCAAAGAACTGCAGAGACACGCGAAGACACAAAGCATGATGCACCTGATCGACACCAGCATAATGATGTGCCAGATGAATTGCAGAATTCACCTGTGAAGTCTTCCATGAAAAACGATGTGGATCAGGGTGAAACTTCTAATCCTTCCAACAGAACTGTTGATCACTCAGATATGAAGCCAAATTCTGAGGCGTCTGTGGAAGGAAAGGATTCAGTTGAACAGTCATCAACTTGCCAGCCAAAGCCTGATCATCACAAAAGAAGTCAAGATGCTGTGGCCGCAGCAAAAGAACGGTTTTTGGCCCGTAAGAAAGCAAAGGATAAGGATAAGGAGCTCTGA
- the LOC130969716 gene encoding amino acid permease 4-like, with the protein MLSRSRTLPSRIHHGIIEERHDVKHYLQVEVQPKKPTEAEKPINILSNYSKCFDDDGTFWTASAHIITAVIGSGVLSLAWSVAQLGWIAGPLVMLLFALVNLYTSNLLTLCYRTTDSVTGHRNYTYMEAVKNILGGRKVKICGLIQYFNLFGIAIGYTIAASVSMMAIKRSNCYHKSHGEDPCHMSSNGYMITFGTAEVIFSQIPDFDQVWWLSIVAAIMSFTYSSVGLSLGIEKVAENRSFKGSLTGISIGTVTQAGTVTETQKIWRSMQALGAMAFAYSFSIILIEIQDTIKSPPAEYKTMRKATVLSVAVTTVFYLLCGCMGYAAFGDNAPGNLLTGFGFYNPYWLLDIANFAIVVHLVGAYQVFCQPLFAFVEKWCARKWAKNGFVASEYKIVVPFLGVYQLNLFRLVWRTGFVFSTTIIAMLMPFFNDVVGILGAFGFWPLTVYFPIDMYISQRKIPRWSNRWLGLQLLSFTCLIVSVVAAVGSMAGVVLDLKTYKPFKTSY; encoded by the exons ATGTTGTCAAGAAGTAGAACACTTCCTAGCAGAATTCACCACGGAATT ATAGAAGAGAGGCATGATGTGAAGCATTACTTACAAGTAGAAGTGCAGCCAAAAAAGCCAACGGAAGCTGAAAAACCAATTAACATTCTCTCCAATTATTCTAAGTGCTTCGATGATGATG GGACATTTTGGACAGCAAGTGCTCATATCATAACTGCAGTGATAGGGTCAGGAGTGCTCTCACTAGCATGGTCAGTGGCTCAACTTGGTTGGATTGCAGGACCTCTTGTCATGCTTCTCTTTGCATTGGTCAACCTCTACACTTCCAACCTACTTACACTTTGTTACAGAACCACTGATTCTGTCACTGGACACAGAAATTACACCTACATGGAAGCAGTCAAGAACATCTTGGGGGGTAGAAAGGTCAAGATATGTGGCCTAATCCAATATTTCAATCTCTTTGGAATTGCAATTGGGTATACTATTGCTGCCTCTGTCAGTATGAT ggcaATAAAAAGGTCAAACTGCTATCATAAGAGCCATGGAGAAGATCCATGCCACATGTCAAGCAATGGGTACATGATAACATTTGGTACAGCAGAGGTGATATTCTCTCAAATACCTGACTTTGATCAAGTATGGTGGCTGTCCATAGTTGCAGCAATCATGTCCTTTACATATTCATCAGTTGGATTGAGCCTTGGCATTGAAAAAGTAGCAGAAAACAGAAGCTTTAAAGGAAGCCTAACAGGAATAAGCATTGGAACAGTGACACAAGCTGGAACAGTCACAGAGACACAGAAGATATGGAGAAGTATGCAAGCTCTGGGAGCAATGGCCTTTGCATACTCCTTCTCCATTATCCTCATTGAAATTCAGGACACCATAAAATCTCCCCCTGCAGAGTACAAGACCATGAGGAAGGCCACTGTGCTGAGCGTGGCAGTCACCACCGTTTTCTATCTGCTCTGTGGATGCATGGGATATGCAGCCTTTGGAGACAATGCACCTGGAAACCTCTTAACTGGTTTTGGATTCTATAATCCTTACTGGCTTCTTGACATTGCCAACTTTGCAATTGTTGTGCATCTTGTTGGTGCATATCAG GTATTTTGCCAGCCTTTATTTGCATTTGTTGAGAAATGGTGTGCAAGAAAATGGGCAAAGAATGGTTTTGTGGCCTCAGAATATAAAATTGTTGTTCCTTTTCTTGGAGTATACCAACTGAACTTGTTCCGGTTAGTATGGAGGACCGGTTTTGTGTTTTCAACAACCATCATAGCCATGCTCATGCCTTTCTTCAACGATGTAGTTGGAATACTTGGAGCATTTGGTTTCTGGCCCTTAACGGTTTACTTCCCAATAGACATGTACATTTCACAGAGGAAGATTCCTAGATGGAGTAATCGATGGCTTGGACTTCAGTTACTCAGTTTCACTTGTCTTATTGTTTCAGTTGTAGCTGCTGTAGGTTCAATGGCTGGGGTAGTGTTGGATCTCAAGACTTATAAGCCATTTAAAACTAGTTATTAA